A window from Pan paniscus chromosome 14, NHGRI_mPanPan1-v2.0_pri, whole genome shotgun sequence encodes these proteins:
- the LOC134728857 gene encoding protein VCF2-like, translated as MGGCPVRKRRRNGSKEGNHHSTQPKRNKRNPIFQDSQDTVFME; from the coding sequence ATGGGAGGCTGCCCTGTacggaaaagaagaagaaatggcagTAAAGAGGGCAACCATCATTCCACCCAGCCCAAAAGGAATAAGAGAAACCCTATCTTTCAGGATTCTCAAGACACAGTTTTCATGGAGTGA